A window of the Streptomyces luomodiensis genome harbors these coding sequences:
- a CDS encoding oxidoreductase, with the protein MISEYVTFGLAPAMRAGGVLADGTYQTHRDFLDFVVDGRPLLARLADLDAVSPLAAGLGPSVFAEQVRRLLLETESPLEGSRFVIYGCPECEGPACGAVTAVVERDGPDVVWRDFGWQTDETADVERDGYHGIGPYRFRGEEYRAALERLLSADGAPAPELPAGPRALLIGQRAAVLAKLAAALRRIGIGAEITLDAACAHADELRKYGAVVFGRTVGQEERDAVRDAFAAARSDAVCVTALTPLVPVLVAQVEQALDRTPHDRRRLLRLTAVAGGAEAVVEIASACRVRLVAHRLDRLSRHHARELFDDVLHPGAHRIPLDTRALRGRSFLEARTSDTVLVTPVKR; encoded by the coding sequence ATGATCTCCGAGTACGTGACCTTCGGGCTGGCGCCGGCGATGCGCGCGGGTGGTGTGCTGGCCGATGGCACGTACCAGACGCACCGCGACTTCCTGGACTTCGTGGTGGACGGCCGGCCCCTGCTGGCCCGCCTGGCCGACCTGGACGCGGTCTCGCCGCTCGCCGCCGGCCTCGGACCCTCCGTCTTCGCCGAGCAGGTGCGCAGGCTGCTGCTGGAGACGGAGTCGCCGCTGGAGGGGAGCCGGTTCGTCATCTACGGCTGCCCGGAGTGCGAGGGACCGGCGTGCGGGGCCGTCACCGCCGTCGTCGAACGGGACGGTCCGGACGTCGTCTGGCGTGACTTCGGCTGGCAGACCGACGAGACCGCGGACGTCGAGCGCGACGGCTACCACGGCATCGGCCCCTACCGCTTCCGAGGCGAGGAGTACCGCGCCGCGCTGGAGCGGCTGCTGTCCGCCGACGGCGCACCCGCGCCCGAGCTCCCGGCCGGACCGCGGGCGCTGCTCATCGGGCAGCGCGCCGCCGTCCTCGCCAAGCTCGCCGCCGCGCTGCGCCGGATCGGCATCGGCGCCGAGATCACCCTGGACGCGGCCTGCGCCCACGCGGACGAACTGCGCAAATACGGTGCGGTGGTGTTCGGCCGGACGGTGGGTCAGGAGGAGCGCGACGCGGTCCGGGACGCCTTCGCCGCGGCGCGCTCGGACGCGGTGTGCGTCACCGCGCTCACCCCGCTCGTCCCCGTGCTCGTCGCCCAGGTCGAACAGGCCCTGGACCGCACCCCCCACGACCGCCGCCGCCTCCTGCGCCTGACGGCGGTGGCGGGCGGCGCCGAGGCGGTGGTCGAGATCGCGTCCGCCTGCCGGGTGCGGCTGGTGGCCCACCGCCTCGACCGGCTGTCCCGGCACCACGCGCGCGAACTCTTCGACGACGTGCTGCACCCGGGCGCCCACCGCATCCCCCTGGACACCCGCGCCCTCCGCGGCCGATCCTTCCTGGAGGCCCGCACCAGCGACACGGTGCTGGTCACCCCCGTGAAACGGTAG
- a CDS encoding Tex family protein: MTTSIEGRIAEELGVRERQVKAAVELLDGGSTVPFIARYRKEATEMLDDAQLRSLEERLRYLRELEERRAAILESIRSQGKLDEALEAQVLAADSKARLEDIYLPYKPKRRTKAQIAREAGLEPLADGLLGDPTVEPMAAAAAFVDAEKGVADAAAALEGARAILTERFSEDADLIGELRERMWTRGRVATKVREGKEEAGAKFADYFDFAEPFTELPSHRVLAMFRGEKEEVLDLTLEPEEPSEETGPTSYERSIAQRFGIADRGRPADKWLADTVRWAWRTRVLVHLGIDLRLRLRQAAEDEAVRVFAANLRDLLLAAPAGTRATMGLDPGFRTGVKVAVVDATGKVAATDTIYPHVPRNQWDESLAKLARLAREHDVELIAIGNGTASRETDKLAGELLGKHPELKLTKVMVSEAGASVYSASAFASQELPDLDVSLRGAVSIARRLQDPLAELVKIDPKSIGVGQYQHDLSEVKLSRSLDAVVEDCVNGVGVDVNTASAPLLSRVSGIGTGLAENIVAHRDSNGPFRNRKALKDVARLGPKAYEQCAGFLRIRGGDDPLDASSVHPEAYPVVRRMATKAGGDVSALIGNTAVLRGLRPDEFVDDAFGLPTVSDILKELEKPGRDPRPAFKTATFKEGVEKIGDLSAGMILEGVVTNVAAFGAFVDIGVHQDGLVHVSAMSKTFVKDPRDVVKPGDIVRVKVLDVDIPRKRISLTLRLDDEAGTPSGGGRDRGRSDDARGQRGGGRRGAPQQRQGGGRGQRGGGRDAGPVNGAMADALRRAGLLDPKQR; this comes from the coding sequence GTGACGACGTCCATCGAAGGCAGGATCGCCGAGGAACTCGGCGTACGGGAACGGCAGGTCAAAGCCGCCGTCGAGCTGCTCGACGGCGGCTCCACCGTGCCGTTCATCGCGCGCTACCGCAAGGAAGCGACGGAGATGCTCGACGACGCGCAGCTGCGCTCCCTGGAGGAGCGGCTGCGCTATCTGCGGGAGCTCGAGGAGCGGCGCGCCGCGATCCTCGAGTCGATCCGCTCCCAGGGCAAGCTGGACGAGGCCCTGGAGGCGCAGGTCCTCGCCGCGGACTCCAAGGCCCGGCTGGAGGACATCTACCTCCCCTACAAGCCCAAGCGGCGTACGAAGGCGCAGATCGCCCGCGAGGCGGGGCTCGAGCCCCTCGCGGACGGGCTGCTGGGCGACCCGACCGTGGAGCCCATGGCCGCCGCGGCCGCCTTCGTGGACGCCGAGAAGGGCGTCGCGGACGCCGCCGCGGCGCTGGAGGGAGCGCGGGCCATCCTCACCGAGCGGTTCAGCGAGGACGCCGACCTGATCGGCGAGTTGCGCGAGCGCATGTGGACGCGCGGCCGGGTGGCCACCAAGGTGCGGGAGGGCAAGGAGGAGGCGGGGGCCAAGTTCGCCGACTACTTCGACTTCGCCGAGCCGTTCACCGAGCTGCCCTCGCACCGGGTGCTGGCGATGTTCCGCGGGGAGAAGGAGGAGGTCCTCGACCTCACCCTGGAGCCGGAGGAGCCCTCCGAGGAGACCGGCCCCACCTCCTACGAGCGCTCCATCGCCCAGCGCTTCGGCATCGCCGACCGCGGCCGCCCCGCCGACAAGTGGCTGGCCGACACGGTGCGCTGGGCCTGGCGCACCCGCGTCCTGGTCCACCTCGGCATCGATCTGCGGCTGCGGCTGCGGCAGGCCGCCGAGGACGAGGCCGTCCGGGTCTTCGCCGCCAACCTGCGCGATCTGCTGCTCGCCGCCCCGGCGGGCACCCGCGCCACGATGGGCCTCGACCCCGGCTTCCGTACGGGTGTGAAGGTGGCCGTGGTCGACGCGACCGGCAAGGTGGCGGCCACGGACACGATCTATCCGCACGTCCCCCGCAACCAGTGGGACGAGTCCCTCGCCAAGCTCGCCAGGCTGGCCCGTGAGCACGATGTGGAGCTCATCGCGATCGGCAACGGCACGGCGTCCCGCGAGACCGACAAGCTGGCGGGCGAGCTGCTGGGCAAGCACCCCGAGCTGAAGCTCACCAAGGTGATGGTGTCGGAGGCGGGCGCCTCCGTGTACTCGGCCTCCGCCTTCGCCTCACAGGAGCTGCCGGATCTCGATGTCTCGCTGCGCGGTGCCGTGTCCATCGCGCGCCGGCTCCAGGATCCGCTGGCCGAACTGGTCAAGATCGATCCGAAGTCGATCGGGGTCGGCCAGTACCAGCACGATCTGTCCGAGGTGAAGCTCTCCCGCTCGCTCGACGCGGTCGTCGAGGACTGTGTCAACGGTGTGGGGGTGGACGTCAACACGGCCTCCGCCCCGCTGCTCAGCCGGGTGTCGGGCATCGGCACCGGCCTCGCGGAGAACATCGTGGCCCACCGCGACAGCAACGGCCCGTTCCGCAACCGTAAGGCGCTCAAGGACGTGGCCCGGCTCGGCCCCAAGGCGTATGAGCAGTGTGCGGGCTTCCTGCGCATCCGCGGCGGCGACGACCCGCTGGACGCGTCGAGCGTGCACCCCGAGGCGTATCCGGTGGTGCGGCGGATGGCCACCAAGGCGGGCGGCGATGTGTCCGCCCTCATCGGCAACACGGCGGTGCTGCGCGGCCTGCGGCCGGACGAGTTCGTGGACGACGCCTTCGGCCTGCCGACGGTCAGTGACATCCTCAAGGAACTCGAGAAGCCGGGCCGCGACCCCCGTCCCGCCTTCAAGACCGCGACCTTCAAGGAGGGCGTCGAGAAGATCGGCGACCTGTCGGCCGGGATGATCCTGGAGGGCGTGGTCACCAATGTGGCGGCGTTCGGGGCGTTCGTCGACATCGGGGTGCACCAGGACGGCCTGGTGCACGTCTCCGCGATGTCCAAGACGTTCGTCAAGGACCCGCGGGATGTGGTCAAGCCCGGTGACATCGTGCGGGTGAAGGTCCTGGACGTCGACATCCCGCGCAAGCGGATCTCGCTGACGCTCCGGCTCGACGACGAGGCGGGCACCCCGTCCGGCGGCGGCCGTGACCGCGGCCGCTCCGACGACGCCCGCGGCCAGCGCGGCGGAGGCCGTCGCGGCGCGCCCCAGCAGCGCCAGGGCGGCGGCCGTGGCCAGCGCGGCGGAGGCCGCGACGCGGGCCCGGTGAACGGAGCAATGGCCGACGCCCTGCGCCGCGCGGGCCTCCTGGACCCGAAGCAGCGCTAG
- a CDS encoding ATP-binding protein, whose amino-acid sequence METVGRVPAEPGHAPPPPPRPAPPPPVAYEGVWRFTAPALDSSVPQARHAVRELLAHQRVPADGELVESLLLIVSELVTNAVRHAALLSPEIAVEVALSRDWVRVAVEDNHPYRPVALVADQGRTGGRGLLLVTAITEAAGGVYDVDHTASGGKVVWAALPLPGAATSPQPSR is encoded by the coding sequence ATGGAGACCGTCGGAAGAGTCCCCGCCGAACCGGGCCATGCCCCGCCCCCGCCCCCGCGCCCGGCCCCGCCTCCGCCGGTCGCCTACGAGGGGGTGTGGCGGTTCACCGCACCCGCCCTCGACTCCTCCGTGCCCCAGGCCCGGCACGCGGTGCGCGAGCTGCTGGCCCACCAGCGGGTTCCGGCCGACGGCGAACTGGTGGAGAGCCTGCTGCTGATCGTCTCCGAACTGGTCACCAACGCCGTACGGCACGCCGCGCTGCTCTCCCCCGAGATCGCCGTCGAGGTGGCCCTGAGCCGGGACTGGGTGCGGGTCGCCGTCGAGGACAACCACCCCTACCGGCCCGTCGCCCTGGTGGCGGACCAGGGCCGGACCGGGGGGCGTGGACTGCTGCTGGTGACGGCGATCACGGAGGCGGCGGGCGGCGTCTACGACGTCGACCACACGGCGAGCGGCGGCAAGGTGGTCTGGGCCGCCCTGCCGCTGCCCGGCGCCGCTACCAGCCCGCAGCCGTCCCGGTGA
- a CDS encoding SCO6745 family protein, with the protein MTTLPERAAYQCYSAVNPIHSTIYFSPDCGEELAKLGLEDSSAAYFVSRAAAMGRVGPGTVTATFFHFSHELVARHLPAAWDVVSPEAALEARLRAADSVLRRVLGEEVIASKEMAEAAELALRATEACSRLARPLYAAHADLPVPDAPHLALWHAATLLREYRGDGHLMTLVGAGLDAVEALASHTATGKGMSTKWVLLTRGFSAEEWEAGRQRLRDRGLLTADNELTEEGARLRQSLEDETDRLDAAPYEHLGAAGVARLTELAASFTKTARENGAFPADLLGNR; encoded by the coding sequence ATGACCACACTTCCCGAGCGCGCCGCGTATCAGTGTTACAGCGCCGTCAACCCGATCCACTCCACCATCTACTTCTCCCCCGACTGCGGCGAGGAACTCGCCAAGCTGGGCCTGGAGGACAGCTCCGCCGCCTACTTCGTCTCCCGCGCGGCGGCCATGGGACGGGTGGGTCCGGGCACCGTCACCGCGACCTTCTTCCACTTCAGCCATGAGCTGGTCGCCCGCCACCTTCCGGCCGCGTGGGACGTGGTCTCCCCCGAGGCCGCCCTGGAGGCCCGGCTGCGGGCAGCCGACTCGGTGCTGCGGCGGGTGCTGGGCGAGGAGGTCATCGCCTCCAAGGAGATGGCCGAGGCCGCGGAGCTGGCGCTGCGCGCCACGGAGGCGTGTTCCCGCCTGGCGCGCCCCCTGTACGCCGCGCACGCCGATCTGCCCGTCCCGGACGCCCCGCATCTGGCGCTGTGGCACGCCGCCACGCTGCTGCGCGAGTACCGCGGCGACGGCCATCTGATGACGCTGGTCGGCGCCGGGCTCGACGCGGTCGAGGCGCTGGCCTCCCACACCGCGACCGGTAAGGGCATGTCCACCAAGTGGGTCCTGCTCACCCGCGGTTTCAGCGCCGAGGAGTGGGAGGCGGGCCGGCAGCGGCTGCGCGACCGCGGACTGCTCACCGCCGACAACGAGTTGACGGAGGAGGGCGCGCGGCTGCGCCAGTCCCTGGAGGACGAGACGGACCGCCTGGACGCGGCGCCGTACGAGCACCTGGGCGCCGCGGGCGTGGCCCGGCTGACCGAGCTGGCCGCCTCCTTCACCAAGACCGCCCGCGAGAACGGCGCCTTCCCGGCGGACCTGCTGGGCAACCGCTGA
- the idi gene encoding isopentenyl-diphosphate Delta-isomerase, with amino-acid sequence MPITPANGGSAETAAPSAPSGSAEPIMLELVDEDGTTIGTAEKLSAHLAPGRLHRAFSVFLFDDRGRLLLQRRALGKYHSPGVWSNTCCGHPYPGEPPFVAAARRTGEELGVAPTLLREAGTVRYNHPDPASGLVEQEYNHLFAGLVRVAPRPDPEEIAEVAFVTPDELEKLRTEGPFSAWFMTVLDAARPAIRELTGTAAGW; translated from the coding sequence ATGCCGATCACACCTGCCAACGGCGGCTCCGCCGAGACGGCCGCGCCCTCCGCACCGAGTGGTTCCGCGGAACCGATCATGCTCGAGCTGGTCGACGAGGACGGTACGACGATCGGCACCGCGGAGAAGCTCTCCGCGCATCTCGCGCCCGGCCGGCTGCACCGGGCGTTCTCCGTGTTCCTGTTCGACGACAGAGGACGCCTGCTGCTCCAGCGCCGCGCACTGGGCAAGTACCACTCCCCCGGGGTCTGGTCCAATACCTGCTGCGGCCACCCCTACCCCGGTGAGCCGCCGTTCGTGGCCGCCGCCCGGCGCACCGGTGAGGAGCTGGGCGTGGCGCCCACGCTGCTGCGGGAGGCGGGCACGGTCCGCTACAACCACCCCGACCCGGCCTCGGGCCTGGTGGAGCAGGAGTACAACCACCTCTTCGCGGGGCTGGTGCGGGTGGCGCCGCGCCCCGATCCCGAGGAGATCGCCGAGGTCGCCTTCGTCACCCCCGACGAGCTGGAGAAGCTGCGCACCGAGGGGCCGTTCTCGGCGTGGTTCATGACCGTGCTGGACGCGGCCCGTCCGGCGATCCGGGAGCTCACCGGGACGGCTGCGGGCTGGTAG
- a CDS encoding BCCT family transporter — protein MPQTGSTSGDVSGVPPVTVELPGPDPAGPHRTPRTDRVVFGVSAALTLAFVVWGAVATDTLESVSDSMLSGLIHNGGWAFVLAASGFVIFALWLAMSRYGKITLGKEGEEPEFRTVSWVAMMFSAGMGIGLMFYGVSEPLAHFMDPPPGTDPGSAAEKMQTAMSTTLFHWTLHPWAIYAVVGLAIAYSTFRRGRRQTISAVFTPLMGSKNANGWAGRVIDILAIFATLFGSAASLGLGALQIGSGVEVLGWKSDVGTGLLVAVIAVLTVAFIASAVSGVAKGIQWLSNINMVLALFLAVFVFVAGPTIIILDLLPTSIGSYLGDLPQLVGRTEATGGQSVADWLSSWTVFYWAWWISWTPFVGMFIARISRGRTIRQFVGGVILVPSTVSLIWFAIFGGSSMKLQAAGKLGEESTPEGQLFGVLDQYPVAGVMSVLVMILVGIFFVSGADAASIVMGTLSQKGAFEPTRFVVVFWGVVTGAVAAVMLLIGGGGDDALTGLQNLTILVAAPFTLVMVGLCWALLKDLRRDPLIVRGEKGEEAVEMAVIAGHERYDGEFEIRIGPATPSDADTPSSDDPSASDSPSENEDGAAVPGDRDPMAKAR, from the coding sequence GTGCCGCAGACAGGATCAACTTCGGGGGACGTCAGCGGCGTTCCTCCCGTCACCGTGGAGCTTCCCGGCCCTGACCCCGCCGGGCCCCATCGGACCCCCCGGACGGACCGCGTGGTCTTCGGCGTCTCCGCCGCGCTCACGCTGGCCTTCGTCGTCTGGGGGGCCGTTGCCACCGACACCCTGGAGAGCGTCTCGGACAGCATGCTCTCCGGGCTGATCCACAACGGTGGATGGGCCTTCGTCCTCGCCGCCTCGGGCTTTGTGATCTTCGCCCTCTGGCTGGCCATGAGCCGCTACGGCAAGATCACGCTCGGTAAGGAGGGCGAGGAACCCGAGTTCCGCACCGTCTCATGGGTCGCGATGATGTTCAGCGCGGGCATGGGCATCGGTTTGATGTTCTACGGGGTCAGCGAGCCGCTGGCCCATTTCATGGACCCGCCGCCCGGGACCGACCCCGGCAGCGCGGCCGAGAAGATGCAGACCGCGATGTCCACCACGCTCTTCCACTGGACGCTGCACCCCTGGGCCATCTACGCGGTGGTCGGCCTGGCCATCGCGTACAGCACCTTCCGCCGCGGCCGCAGGCAGACGATCAGCGCGGTCTTCACCCCGCTCATGGGCTCGAAGAACGCCAATGGCTGGGCCGGCCGGGTGATCGACATCCTGGCCATCTTCGCCACGCTCTTCGGCTCCGCCGCCTCGCTCGGCCTCGGCGCGCTCCAGATAGGCAGCGGTGTGGAGGTGCTCGGCTGGAAGAGCGATGTGGGCACGGGGCTGCTGGTCGCCGTCATCGCGGTCCTGACGGTCGCCTTCATCGCGTCCGCCGTCTCGGGTGTCGCCAAGGGCATCCAGTGGCTGTCCAACATCAACATGGTGCTGGCGCTGTTCCTCGCCGTCTTCGTCTTCGTGGCCGGCCCGACGATCATCATCCTCGATCTGCTGCCGACCTCCATCGGCTCGTACCTCGGAGACCTGCCGCAGCTGGTGGGCCGCACCGAGGCCACCGGCGGCCAGTCGGTCGCGGACTGGCTGAGCAGCTGGACGGTCTTCTACTGGGCCTGGTGGATCTCCTGGACGCCGTTCGTGGGCATGTTCATCGCCCGGATCAGCCGCGGCCGCACCATCCGGCAGTTCGTGGGCGGTGTGATCCTGGTCCCGAGCACCGTCAGCCTGATCTGGTTCGCCATCTTCGGCGGGTCGTCGATGAAGCTCCAGGCCGCGGGGAAGCTGGGGGAGGAGTCCACCCCTGAGGGGCAGCTGTTCGGGGTGCTGGACCAGTACCCGGTCGCCGGTGTGATGAGCGTGCTGGTGATGATCCTGGTCGGCATCTTCTTCGTCTCCGGCGCCGACGCGGCGTCCATCGTGATGGGCACCCTCTCGCAGAAGGGCGCCTTCGAGCCGACCCGTTTCGTCGTCGTCTTCTGGGGTGTGGTCACGGGCGCGGTGGCGGCCGTCATGCTCCTGATCGGCGGCGGCGGTGACGACGCCCTCACCGGGTTGCAGAATCTGACGATCCTGGTGGCGGCGCCCTTCACCCTGGTGATGGTGGGCCTGTGTTGGGCCCTGCTGAAGGATCTGCGCCGCGATCCGCTGATCGTCCGGGGCGAGAAGGGCGAGGAGGCCGTCGAGATGGCGGTCATCGCCGGCCATGAGAGGTACGACGGCGAGTTCGAGATCCGTATCGGCCCGGCGACCCCGTCCGACGCCGACACCCCGTCCTCCGACGACCCGTCCGCCTCCGACAGCCCGTCCGAGAACGAGGACGGCGCGGCCGTACCGGGCGACCGCGACCCCATGGCCAAGGCCCGCTAG
- a CDS encoding LPFR motif small protein, with translation MFRAIADVLRAIGAAIATVVTLPFRALARLFGGASDAAGGPRRRRHV, from the coding sequence GTGTTCCGTGCCATCGCCGACGTGCTCCGCGCCATCGGTGCCGCCATCGCGACCGTGGTGACACTTCCCTTCCGCGCGCTGGCCCGCCTCTTCGGCGGTGCCTCGGACGCGGCGGGCGGGCCGCGCCGTCGCAGGCATGTGTGA
- a CDS encoding enoyl-CoA hydratase/isomerase family protein, whose amino-acid sequence MEPCLEHEVADGIATVVIRHPAKRNAMTPGMWRALPPLLARLAADPAVRALVLTGHGDSFCAGADIGSLGTTYDAHEETTGLALPAEEALAAFPKPTLAAVRGSCVGGGCQLAAACDLRFAEEGARFGITPAKLGIVYFPGSTRRLVELVGPATAKFLLFSGELIDTERALRTGLVDEVLPVGGLDKRVAEFTRTLASRSRLTQAAAKEFAAGPAGPDRVAYWQEQARLSEEAAEGVAAFLEGRPARFGWTPPAGEPARSDGDPAAAGET is encoded by the coding sequence ATGGAGCCCTGTCTGGAGCACGAGGTCGCCGACGGCATAGCGACCGTGGTCATCCGCCACCCCGCCAAGCGCAACGCGATGACCCCCGGCATGTGGCGTGCCCTGCCCCCGCTGCTGGCCCGGCTGGCCGCCGACCCCGCCGTACGGGCACTGGTGCTCACCGGGCACGGGGACTCCTTCTGCGCGGGCGCCGACATCGGCTCGCTGGGCACCACGTACGACGCGCACGAGGAGACCACCGGGCTCGCGCTGCCCGCCGAGGAGGCGCTGGCCGCCTTCCCCAAGCCGACCCTGGCGGCGGTGCGCGGCTCCTGCGTGGGCGGCGGCTGTCAGCTCGCGGCCGCCTGCGATCTGCGGTTCGCCGAAGAGGGCGCCCGCTTCGGGATCACCCCGGCCAAGCTCGGGATCGTCTACTTCCCCGGCTCGACCCGCCGGCTGGTCGAGCTGGTGGGACCGGCCACCGCCAAGTTCCTGCTGTTCTCGGGCGAGCTGATCGACACCGAACGGGCGCTGCGCACCGGGCTGGTGGACGAGGTACTGCCGGTGGGCGGGCTCGACAAGCGGGTGGCGGAGTTCACGCGGACGCTGGCCTCCCGGTCGCGGCTCACCCAGGCGGCGGCCAAGGAGTTCGCGGCCGGGCCCGCCGGGCCGGACCGGGTGGCGTACTGGCAGGAGCAGGCGCGGCTGAGCGAGGAGGCCGCCGAGGGCGTCGCGGCCTTCCTGGAAGGCCGCCCCGCGCGCTTCGGCTGGACCCCGCCGGCCGGGGAACCGGCGCGGTCCGACGGCGATCCGGCGGCGGCCGGGGAGACCTGA
- a CDS encoding Xaa-Pro dipeptidyl-peptidase, translating to MLVLSAVTALVATAVSLLPPLGAPAAHAASAGPNGPNGLNGPAEPQSEPVYSYQNAIRESVWVDTRVDGDADGRTDRVAVDIVRPREPAQQGRRIPVIMDASPYYSCCGRGNESQTKTYDAAGNPVLFPLFYDNYFVPRGYATVLVDLAGTNRSDGCVDIGGRSDIQSAKAVVDWLNGRATGYTTRTGTRTARASWSNGATGMIGKSYDGTIAGGVAATGVKGLKTIVPIGAISSWYDYYFAKGAPLFDSGPDGLSDAVESDDAHARCAAVQRRLVDGAPRNGDWTGLWSARDYVPAAGEVRASVFAVHGAQDLNVRTKHLGQWWDALADAGVERKIWLSQTGHVDPFDFRREEWVRTLHRWFDHYLLGIDNGIEREPMADVERAPDQWSTDRVWPPSGTRQTTLRPRGGTTAGVGVLGTERAEPGATESFTDDPALSEADWAAAIDTSTPGKAGFTTGPLKRDLRLSGSGTVTVTATPSAGSAHLSAVLVDLGPATIRDYTAAGEGITTLDRRDCWGSGTAGDSGCFKETVADRENVDYTVFSRGWADLGHFADDGKGRPLTPGTAYTITLDLAATDHVVPAGHRLGLIIAGTDAGLLEPPSTTPRLTLDLFRTSARLPLVGGAPKAAAAPSHPAAAPPLKGVRAPRRHTPLPALSTDHITAGRPVNSR from the coding sequence ATGCTCGTGCTGTCGGCGGTCACCGCGCTGGTCGCCACCGCCGTATCGCTGCTGCCACCGCTCGGCGCCCCGGCCGCCCACGCCGCTTCCGCCGGACCGAACGGGCCAAACGGACTGAACGGTCCGGCCGAACCGCAGAGCGAACCCGTCTACTCCTACCAGAACGCCATCCGGGAATCCGTATGGGTGGACACGAGAGTCGACGGCGACGCGGACGGGCGCACCGACCGGGTCGCCGTCGACATCGTGCGGCCGCGCGAACCCGCTCAGCAGGGCCGCCGCATCCCGGTCATCATGGACGCCAGCCCCTACTACTCCTGCTGCGGACGCGGCAACGAGAGCCAGACCAAGACCTATGACGCCGCCGGGAATCCGGTCCTCTTCCCGCTCTTCTACGACAACTACTTCGTGCCGCGCGGCTACGCCACCGTCCTGGTCGACCTCGCCGGAACCAACCGCTCCGACGGCTGTGTGGACATCGGCGGCCGCTCCGACATCCAGTCGGCCAAGGCCGTCGTCGACTGGCTCAACGGCCGCGCGACCGGATACACCACCCGCACCGGCACCCGGACCGCCAGGGCGAGTTGGTCCAACGGGGCCACCGGCATGATCGGCAAGAGCTACGACGGCACGATCGCAGGCGGCGTCGCCGCCACCGGCGTCAAGGGGCTCAAGACCATCGTGCCGATCGGCGCCATCTCCTCCTGGTACGACTACTACTTCGCCAAGGGCGCCCCGCTCTTCGACTCCGGCCCGGACGGACTCTCGGACGCCGTCGAGAGCGATGACGCGCACGCCCGCTGCGCCGCCGTACAGCGACGCCTGGTCGATGGCGCCCCACGGAACGGCGACTGGACCGGTCTGTGGAGCGCCCGCGACTACGTACCGGCCGCCGGCGAGGTGCGGGCCAGCGTCTTCGCCGTCCACGGGGCGCAGGACCTCAACGTCCGCACCAAGCACCTCGGACAGTGGTGGGACGCCCTCGCCGACGCGGGCGTCGAGCGCAAGATCTGGCTCTCGCAGACCGGCCACGTCGACCCGTTCGACTTCCGGCGCGAGGAGTGGGTGCGCACCCTGCACCGCTGGTTCGACCACTACCTCCTCGGCATCGACAACGGCATCGAGCGCGAGCCGATGGCCGATGTCGAACGCGCCCCCGACCAGTGGTCAACCGACCGCGTCTGGCCCCCGTCCGGCACCCGGCAGACCACCTTGCGCCCGCGCGGCGGCACCACGGCCGGGGTGGGCGTGCTCGGCACCGAGCGGGCCGAACCCGGCGCGACGGAGAGCTTCACCGACGACCCCGCGCTGAGCGAGGCCGACTGGGCCGCGGCGATCGACACCTCGACGCCCGGCAAGGCGGGCTTCACCACCGGCCCGCTCAAGCGGGACCTGCGGCTGTCCGGCTCCGGCACGGTCACCGTCACCGCCACGCCCTCCGCCGGCAGCGCCCATCTCTCCGCGGTCCTGGTCGACCTGGGCCCGGCCACCATCCGGGACTACACCGCGGCCGGCGAGGGGATCACCACCCTCGACCGGCGCGACTGCTGGGGCAGCGGTACGGCGGGGGACAGCGGCTGCTTCAAGGAGACCGTCGCGGACCGGGAGAACGTCGACTACACGGTCTTCAGCCGCGGTTGGGCCGACCTCGGGCACTTCGCGGACGACGGCAAGGGCCGCCCGCTGACCCCGGGTACGGCGTACACCATCACCCTCGACCTCGCGGCGACCGACCATGTCGTCCCGGCCGGCCACCGCCTCGGCCTGATCATCGCCGGTACCGACGCGGGCCTTCTGGAACCGCCGTCCACCACCCCGCGGCTGACGCTGGATCTGTTCCGCACCTCGGCCCGCCTTCCGCTGGTCGGCGGTGCCCCGAAGGCCGCGGCCGCCCCCTCGCACCCGGCGGCCGCACCGCCGCTGAAGGGCGTCCGGGCCCCGCGGCGCCACACCCCGCTCCCGGCCCTGTCCACCGACCACATCACCGCAGGCCGGCCCGTCAACAGCCGCTGA